TCGTGCCGTGAGTCAGCTCACCAGACCGACCGCCGCCTGCGGCGGGGCCGCCGGAGCCAGCCGGCCGGCCAGCAGCGGGAGCAGGACGTCGGTCCGCACCGCCCGCTCGGCGGCGATGCCGGGCGGCGCGGGCGCCAGCGGCATCAGGAGATCCTGGGGCTGCGGGCTGCCCTCGGTCGGCTCGGCGCCGGGGTCCGTGTGCAGCCACAGGGTCAGCATGTACAGCTCGGGCACGGAGAGCAGCCGCGGCTGGTACGCCGCCGGCAGTGAGCCCGCCAGGTGCAGGGCCCGCTCGGTCGACGGGATGTAGGGGCCCTCGCAGAAGTGCGAGAACGCCCAGCCGTCCGCCGTGAGCATGGTCTCGGCCGCGCCGACGGGCCGGCCGTCCCGTGCCAGTAAAAAGCGCCAGCCGGTCAGGCGGGCGCCGGGTACGTCGGTCGTGCCGTGTACCGGCGCCAGCCGGTGCACGGGGAGGGGCAGGACGAGGTGCAGGTCTCCGCGGTCGATCCGCAGCGGGCCGGGTGCCCGCGCGGTCGACGAGTTGAGAGCCGTGCGGACGCTGCGCTCGGCGGCAGCGGGAGCCGGGGGTATGTGCAGGGGCATGATGGGTCGCCTCTCGCTTCGGAGTAGGTCGCCTCTTGTTGGGGAGACACGCCGTGGCGGAGTTTATCCGAGAGATGTTCTCTCCAGGTTTCACGTAGCCGACCGGGAAGGTTTCGGCAAGGGGGGATTCACGTCCCTGGGCCATACGCGGGCCATGAACTATCCCGTCGGAATATGCCTCCTACCGGACCGGTCGCCGGCCCGCCCGTGTTACCGCGCGCGGCGTGGGAAGGATGGCGTGGGACGGATCGTGTACGGCACACCGTTCCACCGTTCCGCCGCGCCCGCGAGAGGAGCCCCATGGGGGAGAAGGTTGTCGCCGACCGGTTCGACCTGGCCGCCCGGCAGCGGTTCCGCGCCAGGGTCAACGACTGCCTCGACGGGCTGCGGACGCTGCTGCGCGAGAGCCGCTTCGAGGGGCCGCGCGACCGGCTCGGCGTCGAGGTGGAGCTGTGCCTGGCGGATTTCGGCGGCGCTCCCCGAATGGTGAACGACGACGTCCTCGCGCGAATGGCCACCAGGGATTTCCAGGCCGAGCTGGGCCAATTCACCATCGAGCTGAATATGGCGCCGCGACCGCTCGTCGGCCGGGTTTTCGACGACTTGGCCGAAGAGCTGCGCATCGCCATCGGCTATGCCGACCGAATGGCCGGGGAATTCGGCGCGCGGGTGGTGATGACCGGGGTGCTGCCGACCATCACCGCGGAGGAGATGGTGCCCGCCTCGTTGTCCCCCGGAGACCGGTACACCCTCCTCAACGACCAGATCATGGCCGCGCGCGGGGAGTCCATCCGCCTGGACATCACCGGTGCGGAGACCCTCAGCGGGTCGTTCGACTCGATCGCCCCCGAGGCGGCCTGCACCTCCGTCCAGTTCCATCTCCAGGTCACACCCGAGCGGTTCGGGGCGGTGTGGAACGCCGCGCAGGCCGCCACGGCGGCGCAGGTGGCCGTTGGCGCCAACGCGCCGTTCGTCTTCGGCCACGAGCTGTGGCACGAGTCGCGGGTCCCGTTCTTCCTCCAGGCGACCGACAGCCGCCCGCCCGAGATGGCCGCACAGGGCGTGCGCCCGCGCGCCTGGTTCGGCGAGCGGTGGATCGACTCGGTCACCGACCTGTTCGAGGAGAACCTCCGGTTCTTCCCGGCGCTGCTGCCGCTGATCGCCGAGGAGGACCCGGCGGAGGTCCTGGCCGCCGGCGGGGTGCCGAGCTTCACGGAGCTGGCGCTGCACAACGGCACGGTCTACCGCTGGAACCGCCCGGTCTACGGGGTGGCCGACGGGGTGCCGCACCTGCGGGTGGAGAACCGGGTGCTGTCCACCGGCCCTACCATCACCGACACCGTCGCCAACGCGGCCTTCTTCTACGGCCTGGTGCGGGGCCTCGCCGACCGGCCGGGCCCGGTGTGGGAGCGACTGCCGTTCGCCACCGCCGAGCGGAACTTCATGGCGGCCTGCCGCCATGGGATCGGGGCCCGCTTCGGCTGGCCGGGCGAGGACGGCGAGGTGCCCGCCGCCCGGCTGATCCGCGACCGGCTGCTGCCGGTGGCCGCCGCGGGCCTCGACGCCTTCGGCGTGGCGGGCGCGGACCGCGACCGGTACCTGTCCGTCATCGAGGGACGGTGCCGGCGCGGGATCACCGGCGCGGGCTGGCAGACTCGGATCTACCACCAAGCGGTGGCGAACGGAGCGGACCGGGCGACCGCCCTGCGGGAGCTCGTCCGGCGGTACTGCGACCTGGCGCGGACGGATGCTCCCGTGCACGAATGGCCGACCGGCCCCTAGGCTCCGGCTGACGGGCCGGGACCGGCGCGGCGTGGCACGGGCGGGTGCGGCCGGACGCCGGGGACGGGAGGCGGAGTGCGGCTGAGGCCGGAGCGGACGACGGACCCCTCGGAGGGCGGGGAGCCGGCGGGGCCCCGCCGGGTGCTGCGCCAGGAGCTGCTGCTGGTCCTCGCGCTGTCGCTGGGCGCCAGCGCGGTGGGCGCGCTGATCAGCTTCACCGGCGTCCTCACCCGTCCCGGCGGGCTGAGCGACCAGGCCGCCACGCTCAACGCCTCCCACGCCCCCGGCCGCCCCTGGCTCGACCTGGCCTGGCAGCTCTTCGGCATCACCACCCAGCTGGTGCCCGTGCTGCTCGTGGCGCACCTGCTGCTGCGCGAGGGCGGTGCGGGCGCGGCGCTCGGCGGTCCCGGGCCGCGCGCCATCGGCTTCGACACGCGCCGGCCGCGCTCCGACCTGGCCTTTGGCGCGGCCGTGGCGGCCGGCATCGGCGGCACGGGTCTGCTGTTCTACCTCGGCGCTCACGCGACCGGGGCCAACCTCACGGTGGTGCCCGAGTCGCTCCCCGACGTGTGGTGGAAGATCCCCGTGCTGATCGCCTCGGCGGTGCAGAACGCCGTTGTGGAGGAGGTCATCGTCGTCGGCTATCTGCTGCGGCGGCTGGCCCAGCTGGGGTGGACTCCGGGCCGGGCCCTGGCCGCCAGTGCGGTGCTGCGCGGGTCCTACCACCTGTATCAGGGCGTCGGCGGCTTCCTCGGGAACGTGGCGATGGGCGTGGTCTTCGTCTGGCTGTACCGGCGGTGGGGGCGGGTGATGCCGCTGGTCGTCGCGCACGCGCTGATCGACGTCGTGGCGTTCGTCGGCTACGCGCTGCTGGCCGGGCGGGTCGACTGGCTCCCCACCGCCTGACGCTCGGGGCGCCGTCCGTCAGCGCGGGCCCTCCCCGGCGGCGAGCGGCTGGGTCTCGATCCGCCCGGCGCCGCAGACCTCGCCGAGGTCCCAGGCGGCGGTGGTCGCGCTGTACTCGTCCGGGGGAATCACGCCCAGCGACGCCGGGGACGGACCGCAGTCCCCGTCGGCCGGATCCTCCGAGCCGGGCACGGCGCTCCAGTGGAGCCGCGCCCACGCGGTGCCGCCGGGCAGGATCGTCAGCCGGTCGGGGGTCGCCGAACGGTCGCGGACGGTGGTGGTGGGGATCTCGTCGCCGTCGTCCGAGGTGAGCTGGAGGCCGGGCCAGCCCTGGGTGCGGCAGGCGACGTCCGAGGAGTTGGTCAGGACGAGGGCCGCGTACCGGTTGCCCGCGCCCGGTTCGAGCGCTCTGACCGTGGCGGTCAGCGCCTCGGGGACGCACCAGGGCGGGCCCGGCTCGTCGGACTGCTCCGACTGCTCCGACTGCTCCGACTGCCCGGACTGTTCGGGCGGGTCGGTGGCGGTCCGGCCGGTGTCCGCGTCGTCGGCGGTGGACGGGGTCTCGGACTGGTTTCCCTCGGTCCCGTCGGCGGAGCCGGCGTCGTCGGTCACGGGGGACCGGTCGGCCCGGTCGTCGGCGGCGGTGGGGTCGTCGGAGTCGGCGCAGCCCGCCACGGCGAGCGCGAGGAGCGCGGCGCAGGCGGCGGAACGCAGGGGGTGGGATGCCATCTCGGTCCTCCGGTGGGGGAGTTCGGCTGGGACGGAGGAATGCTGTGGGGTTGGACGTGCCCGCCCCCGGTCGGGTTCCCCTCCCGCCGCCTCCGCACGCCTGGCGCTCAGCTCCGCGCGTACGCCGTGAGATAGCCGGGGGCGGGAGCGCGTTCGTCGTCGGCGGGGACGGGGGCGCCGTGGGCCGTGGTCACGGGCAGGACGCCGCTCCAGTGCGGGAGCGCGGAGTCCTCGGGCACGCCGTTCGGGCCCCCGGCGCGGACCTTGGCCGAGACCTCCGCGAGATCGAGGACGAGGACGGCGGTCGCGGCGAGCTCCCGGGCGTTGGCGGGGCGGCAGTCGGCGGCCCGGCCGGGCACGACGCCGTCCACCAGCGCGTCCAGCGCGCGGTCCTTCTCGGCCGCGTCGGTCACCGGACGGGCCGTGCCGTGGACGACCACCGAGCGGTAGTTGATCGAGTGGTGGAACGCGGACCGGGCCAGCACCAGGCCGTCCACATGGGTGACGGCCAGGGCGACCGGCAGTCCGGGCTCCGGGTCGGGGGCGGCGGCGGTGCGCAGCGGCCGGGAGCCGGTCGAGCCGTGCACGTAAAGCCGCTCGCCGTCGCGGGCGTAGAGAGTCGGCAGGACCGCGGGGGCGCCGTCGCGGACGAAGGAGAGATGGCACAGATAGCCGGCGTCGAGGATCGCGTGCACCAGCTCCCGGTCGTAGGAGACCCGCTCCCGGGACCTGCTGGGGGTGGTGCGCGGGGTGGGCGGGTACGGGGCGGCGCCGGTCGGCGGCATGGGAGTCTCCTCGTGCTCGGCGGACCTCGGGTCGCGCTTGCGCGACCTTCGTACTAGTGCAAGATGCTGTTTGTGCTAGGAGAATATCGAATCGAGGGGCGCCGCGCCTCAGAAATCGTGGCCAGCGTCGAACGCGCCGTCGGCGCGGGGGAGTTACGCCCCGGCGAGCACCTCCCGCCGCTGCGCGGGCTGGCGGAGCGGCTCGGCGTCAACGCCAACACCGTCGCCGCCGCCTACCGCACCCTGCGCGAGCGCGGCGTCATCGAGACCGCCGGCCGGCGCGGCAGCCGCGTCCGCGCCGGCCCGGCCAGCGCTGCCCGCGAGGCGATCGGCGTCGAGGCGCCGCCGGGCGTCCGCGATGTCGCCAAGGGCAACCCCGACCCCGCCCTGCTGCCCCCGCTGGGCTCCGCCCTCGCCGCGGCGGCGGCCCGCGCCGACCGTGCGCCCGTGCTCTACGGCGCCCCGCCGCTGAGCGAGGAGCTGGATCGCGCCGCGCGGGCCGGATTCGCGCGCGACGGCGTGCCCGCCGACCGGATCACCGTCACCTCCGGCGCGCTCGACGCCATCGAACGGGTGCTGGCCGCGCACCTGCGCCCGGGCGACGCGGTGGCCGTGGAGGACCCCGGCTGGGCCAGCTTCCTCGACCTCGTCCCGGCGCTGGGCCTGCGTACCGCGCCGGTCCCCGTGGACGACGACGGACCGCTGCCGGGGCCGGTCGGGCGCGCGTTGCGCCAGGGCGCCCGCGCCCTCGTCGTCACCGCCCGCGCGCAGAACCCCACCGGCGCCGCCGTGTCGGCGGCCAGGGCCGGGGAGTTGCGCGCGGTCCTGGCCGCCCACCCGGACACGCTGCTGATCGAGGACGACCACGGCGACGGCATCGTGGAGCTGCCGCCGCACCCGCTGGCCGGCGCCACCCGGCACTGGGCGCTGGTGCGGTCCACCGCCAAGGCGTACGGCCCCGACCTCCGGCTCGCCGTGCTGGCCGGCGACGCCGTGACGGTCGACCGGGTGCACGGGCGGCTGCGGCTCGGGCCGGGCTGGGTCAGCCACCTGATCCAGGACACCGTGGCCTGGCTGTGGAGTGCGGGCGCGGTGGACCCGGAGCACGTCGCGCGGTCGTACGGCGCGCGCCGCCGCGCGCTGATCGAGGCCCTGGCGGCGCGCGGGGTCGCCGCGCACGGCCGCAGTGGCATGAACGTCTGGGTGCCCGTGCCCGACGAGACCGGCGCCGTCGCCCGCCTCCTGCACGCCGGCTGGGCGGTCGCCCCGGGCGCCCGCTTCCGGCTGGCCGCCCCGCCCGGCGTGCGGCTGACCGTCTCCGCCCTCGGCGCGCCGGACATCGCGCCCCTGGCCGACGCGGTGGCCGAAGCCCTCCGCCCGCCCGCCGCCCGGCGATACGCATGACGACCGGGGAGCAGCGGTACGCGTCCGGGCCGCGTCCGCGTCGCATCTCTGACGTGTCGAACATCGACCGGCTCCGCGTCCCGCACGCCATCGGCAACCACGGCTCGTCAGCGCCGCCGCCGAGCACCCCACGCAGCGCGCGCTCATCGCCGCCGGGCTCGGCGTGGCCGTCGCCCCGCGCCTCGGCCCGCGACCCGGTACCGGCCGGTGTCGCGGTCGTCGCGGTCCGGGACCCCATCACTCGCCGCGTCCACGCCGTCCGGCGGGCCGACGCCGACCGCGGGCCGTCGATCCGGGCGGCGGTCACCGCGCTGCGCGCCGCGGCGGCCGGGACGGCGGAGGTGGCCGTCGGTGCCTGGCGGCGCACGGCGGCCGGCTCGGACGCGGGGGCCCGCCGGACGGCGGCATGTCCCGTTCTAACCTGGGGGAATGCTGCGCGAAACGTCCGCGACCCGGTATGTCACCCCCCTGCGGGAGGGTGGCTCGCTGCCGGGCATCGTGGAGGCCGACGACCTCGGCACGTATGTCATGAAGTTCACGGGCGCCGGTCAGGGCCGCAAGAGCCTCGTCGCCGAGGTGATCTGCGGCGAGCTGGCCCGGCGCCTGGGGCTGCGTGTCCCGGAGCTGGTCCGGATGCGGCTCGACCCGGTGATCGGCCTCAGCGAGCCCGACGAGGAGGTGCAGGAGCTGCTCAAGGCCAGCGGCGGCCTCAACCTCGGCATGGACTTCCTGCCCGGCTCCCTCGGCTTCGACCCGCTCGCCTACGAGGTCGGCGCCGCCGAGGCGGGCCGCGTCGTGTGGTTCGACGCGCTGGTCAACAACGTCGACCGCTCCTGGCGCAACCCCAACATGCTCGTCTGGCACGGCGACCTGTGGCTCATCGACCACGGCGCCGCGCTGATCTGGCACCACAACTGGCCCACCGTGGCCGCCTCCGCCGCCCGCCCCTACGACGCCTCCGACCACGCGCTGGCGCCCTTCGGCCCCGACATCGCCGCGGCGGCGGCCGACCTCGGGCCGCGGGTCACCGGCGAGCTGCTCGGCTCCGTGCTGGCCGACGTCCCCGACGAATGGCTCGCCGACGAGCCGGGCTTCGACGCGCCGGACGCCGTGCGCGACGCCTACGTCACCGCGCTGAGCGCCCGCGTCCACGCGGTCTCCGAGGGCGTCACCATCGGGGCCCCGAGCCGGGACCGGGGCTCCCGGGCACCCGGCTGGCTGACCGGCCGGCCGCACCGGACGAGCGGAGCGGCCCGATGAGCGAGGTCCAGACGGCCGTCGGACGGGACGTCTTCGAGTACGCGGTGCTGCGGGTCGTGCCGCGCGTCGAGCGTGGCGAGTCGATCAACGCCGGGGTGATCCTCTACTGCCGGGCCCGGTCCTTCCTCGCCGCCCGCACCCACCTCGACCTGGCGCGGCTGGGCGCGCTCGACCCCACGGTGGACGTGACCGGCGTGCGCGCCGCGCTGCGCGCCGCCGAGTGCGTCTGCTGCGGGGGCGCGGAGGCGGGCTTCGCCGCCGGGGACGACGCGGGGCGCCGTTTCCGCTGGCTGATCGCCCCGCGCAGTACCGTCGTGCAGCCGGGACCGGTGCACACGGGTCTGACCGCGGACCCCGCCGCTGAGCTCGACCGTTTGCTCGAAGTGTTGGTCCGTTGACAGATGGTGCCCCCGGTTCCTAGCGTCTTTCCGGCAGTGGTTACTCTTCGGTAGCCCAGTAGTCGACGGCGAGGAGAAGCAGGCATGACCACCCCCGAACAGCGCGTCGCCATCGTGACGGGCGCGGCCCGAGGCATCGGCGCGGCCACCGCTCTCCGGCTCGCCGAGGACGGCCGCGCGGTCGCCGTGCTCGACCTGGACGAGTCGGCCGGCAAGGACACCGTCGCCAAGGTCACCGCCGCGGGCGGCCGGGCCCTGGCCGTCGGCTGCGACGTCTCGGACGCCGACGCGGTCACCTCCGCCGTCGCCCGGGTGGCCGCCGAGCTGGGCCCGCCGCAGATCCTGGTCAACAACGCCGGGGTGCTCCGCGACAACCTGCTGTTCAAGATGAGCGAGGCCGACTGGGACACCGTCATGAGCGTCCACCTGCGCGGCGCGTTCCTGATGACCCGCGCCTGCCAGAAGCACATGGTCGACGCCGGCTTCGGACGGGTCGTCAACCTC
Above is a window of Streptomyces sp. NBC_01803 DNA encoding:
- a CDS encoding glutamate--cysteine ligase, which translates into the protein MGEKVVADRFDLAARQRFRARVNDCLDGLRTLLRESRFEGPRDRLGVEVELCLADFGGAPRMVNDDVLARMATRDFQAELGQFTIELNMAPRPLVGRVFDDLAEELRIAIGYADRMAGEFGARVVMTGVLPTITAEEMVPASLSPGDRYTLLNDQIMAARGESIRLDITGAETLSGSFDSIAPEAACTSVQFHLQVTPERFGAVWNAAQAATAAQVAVGANAPFVFGHELWHESRVPFFLQATDSRPPEMAAQGVRPRAWFGERWIDSVTDLFEENLRFFPALLPLIAEEDPAEVLAAGGVPSFTELALHNGTVYRWNRPVYGVADGVPHLRVENRVLSTGPTITDTVANAAFFYGLVRGLADRPGPVWERLPFATAERNFMAACRHGIGARFGWPGEDGEVPAARLIRDRLLPVAAAGLDAFGVAGADRDRYLSVIEGRCRRGITGAGWQTRIYHQAVANGADRATALRELVRRYCDLARTDAPVHEWPTGP
- a CDS encoding CPBP family intramembrane glutamic endopeptidase gives rise to the protein MRPERTTDPSEGGEPAGPRRVLRQELLLVLALSLGASAVGALISFTGVLTRPGGLSDQAATLNASHAPGRPWLDLAWQLFGITTQLVPVLLVAHLLLREGGAGAALGGPGPRAIGFDTRRPRSDLAFGAAVAAGIGGTGLLFYLGAHATGANLTVVPESLPDVWWKIPVLIASAVQNAVVEEVIVVGYLLRRLAQLGWTPGRALAASAVLRGSYHLYQGVGGFLGNVAMGVVFVWLYRRWGRVMPLVVAHALIDVVAFVGYALLAGRVDWLPTA
- a CDS encoding DUF4232 domain-containing protein, with the protein product MASHPLRSAACAALLALAVAGCADSDDPTAADDRADRSPVTDDAGSADGTEGNQSETPSTADDADTGRTATDPPEQSGQSEQSEQSEQSDEPGPPWCVPEALTATVRALEPGAGNRYAALVLTNSSDVACRTQGWPGLQLTSDDGDEIPTTTVRDRSATPDRLTILPGGTAWARLHWSAVPGSEDPADGDCGPSPASLGVIPPDEYSATTAAWDLGEVCGAGRIETQPLAAGEGPR
- a CDS encoding pyridoxamine 5'-phosphate oxidase family protein gives rise to the protein MPPTGAAPYPPTPRTTPSRSRERVSYDRELVHAILDAGYLCHLSFVRDGAPAVLPTLYARDGERLYVHGSTGSRPLRTAAAPDPEPGLPVALAVTHVDGLVLARSAFHHSINYRSVVVHGTARPVTDAAEKDRALDALVDGVVPGRAADCRPANARELAATAVLVLDLAEVSAKVRAGGPNGVPEDSALPHWSGVLPVTTAHGAPVPADDERAPAPGYLTAYARS
- a CDS encoding aminotransferase class I/II-fold pyridoxal phosphate-dependent enzyme translates to MLGEYRIEGRRASEIVASVERAVGAGELRPGEHLPPLRGLAERLGVNANTVAAAYRTLRERGVIETAGRRGSRVRAGPASAAREAIGVEAPPGVRDVAKGNPDPALLPPLGSALAAAAARADRAPVLYGAPPLSEELDRAARAGFARDGVPADRITVTSGALDAIERVLAAHLRPGDAVAVEDPGWASFLDLVPALGLRTAPVPVDDDGPLPGPVGRALRQGARALVVTARAQNPTGAAVSAARAGELRAVLAAHPDTLLIEDDHGDGIVELPPHPLAGATRHWALVRSTAKAYGPDLRLAVLAGDAVTVDRVHGRLRLGPGWVSHLIQDTVAWLWSAGAVDPEHVARSYGARRRALIEALAARGVAAHGRSGMNVWVPVPDETGAVARLLHAGWAVAPGARFRLAAPPGVRLTVSALGAPDIAPLADAVAEALRPPAARRYA
- a CDS encoding HipA family kinase, which produces MLRETSATRYVTPLREGGSLPGIVEADDLGTYVMKFTGAGQGRKSLVAEVICGELARRLGLRVPELVRMRLDPVIGLSEPDEEVQELLKASGGLNLGMDFLPGSLGFDPLAYEVGAAEAGRVVWFDALVNNVDRSWRNPNMLVWHGDLWLIDHGAALIWHHNWPTVAASAARPYDASDHALAPFGPDIAAAAADLGPRVTGELLGSVLADVPDEWLADEPGFDAPDAVRDAYVTALSARVHAVSEGVTIGAPSRDRGSRAPGWLTGRPHRTSGAAR
- a CDS encoding DUF3037 domain-containing protein, with amino-acid sequence MSEVQTAVGRDVFEYAVLRVVPRVERGESINAGVILYCRARSFLAARTHLDLARLGALDPTVDVTGVRAALRAAECVCCGGAEAGFAAGDDAGRRFRWLIAPRSTVVQPGPVHTGLTADPAAELDRLLEVLVR
- the fabG gene encoding 3-oxoacyl-ACP reductase FabG, whose amino-acid sequence is MTTPEQRVAIVTGAARGIGAATALRLAEDGRAVAVLDLDESAGKDTVAKVTAAGGRALAVGCDVSDADAVTSAVARVAAELGPPQILVNNAGVLRDNLLFKMSEADWDTVMSVHLRGAFLMTRACQKHMVDAGFGRVVNLSSSSALGNRGQANYAAAKAGLQGFTKTLAIELGKFGITANAVAPGFIATDMTAATAARVGMEFDDFQKAAADAIPVRRVGLPEDVAGAIAYFTGDGAGFVSGQVLYVAGGPLD